The following are encoded in a window of Phaseolus vulgaris cultivar G19833 chromosome 3, P. vulgaris v2.0, whole genome shotgun sequence genomic DNA:
- the LOC137806210 gene encoding proline-rich receptor-like protein kinase PERK9 isoform X2, with protein MSAASPSPAASTASPPSQTPSSSNTGPSPSNTTTPPPQQTPSSTSPPQQPASPPPSPPSSPPSSPPSSSPPPVSGTTPPSVPPPSPPPSPPPAPDAPPPVTPSSPSPPPPVTPSSPSPPPPSAPIPSRSPPSPPPPSNPPNNTSPPPLPPPPQPSPSAPPPNNTPPPPPRGNSPPPPATTPPPASPPRNSPPAPAAPPPSNSTRSPPPVNSPPPAAHAPPPRSSAPPAPEPSNPPSSISPPPTPSSSPPPPSNSTPSSSPPSPPSLTPLAPPPPPSPPSPPPNATSDSTPGGDGIGTAGVVAISVVGGFLLLGFIGVLMWCMRRQKRKIPVNGGYVMPSTLASSPESDSSFFKTHSSAPLVQSGSGSDVVYTPSDPGGLGHSRSWFSYEELIKATNGFSSQNLLGEGGFGCVYKGQLPDGREIAVKELKIGGGQGEREFKAEVEIISRIHHRHLVSLVGYCIEDNRRLLVYDFVSNDTLYFHLHGESQPVLEWANRVKIAAGAARGLAYLHEDCNPRIIHRDIKSSNILLDFNYEAKVSDFGLAKLALDANTHITTRVMGTFGYVAPEYASSGKLTEKSDVYSFGVVLLELITGRKPVDVSQPLGDESLVEWARPLLSQAIDTEEFNTLADPRLEKNYIESELYCMIEVAAACVRHSASKRPRMGQVVRAFDSLGGSDLTNGMQLGESEVFDSAQQSEEIRLFRRMAFGSQNYSTDFFSRASMNP; from the exons ATGTCGGCAGCGTCGCCGTCGCCGGCGGCATCCACGGCTTCGCCACCGTCACAGACGCCATCCTCCTCCAACACTGGTCCCTCACCCTCCAACACCACCACTCCTCCTCCGCAACAAACCCCTTCTTCCACTTCTCCGCCACAACAACCTGCTTCTCCGCCGCCTTCTCCGCCATCTTCTCCGCCGTCATCGCCGCCCAGTTCTTCACCTCCCCCCGTGTCTGGAACAACCCCTCCTTCAGTACCTCCACCATCACCACCGCCATCTCCGCCGCCAGCTCCGGATGCACCGCCACCGGTGACACCGAGCTCTCCATCTCCACCGCCACCGGTGACACCGAGCTCTCCAT CTCCACCCCCACCATCAGCACCAATTCCATCAAGAAGCCCTCCTTCACCGCCACCACCATCAAACCCTCCTAATAACACATCTCCACCACCGTTACCACCACCCCCACAACCATCACCATCAGCGCCACCACCTAACAACACCCCACCACCACCGCCGCGGGGAAATTCACCACCTCCTCCGGCCACCACGCCGCCACCAGCCTCGCCACCACGAAATTCACCGCCTGCTCCGGCTGCACCGCCCCCCAGTAACTCAACTAGGTCGCCGCCGCCGGTAAATTCGCCTCCACCAGCAGCGCATGCGCCGCCACCCAGGTCATCGGCGCCGCCAGCACCTGAACCCTCCAACCCTCCTTCTAGCATTAGTCCTCCTCCCACACCAAGTTCCTCACCACCTCCACCTTCAAATTCTACGCCAAGCTCATcacctccatcaccaccttcaCTTACTCCATTGGCCCCGCCACCGCCACCATCGCCCCCATCCCCGCCTCCCAATGCGACATCAGACTCAACCCCTGGTGGAGATGGAATTGGCACTGCTGGTGTAGTGGCTATTAGTGTGGTGGGTGGATTTCTGCTTCTTGGCTTCATCGGTGTTCTTATGTGGTGCATGAGGAGGCAAAAGAGAAAGATTCCTGTGAATGGTGGTTATGTTATGCCATCCACTCTGGCCTCATCTCCTGAATCAG ATTCATCCTTTTTCAAGACACACTCCTCAGCTCCTCTTGTACAAAGTGGCTCTGGCAGTGATGTTGTGTACACACCATCTGATCCTGGTGGACTAGGCCACTCAAGATCATGGTTTTCATACGAAGAACTAATCAAGGCCACAAATGGTTTCTCAAGTCAAAATCTTTTGGGTGAGGGGGGATTTGGTTGTGTGTATAAAGGACAGCTTCCTGATGGAAGAGAGATAGCAGTGAAAGAACTGAAGATTGGTGGAGGTCAGGGAGAGAGAGAATTCAAAGCTGAAGTGGAAATTATCAGTCGTATACATCATCGCCATTTGGTTTCTTTAGTGGGATACTGCATTGAAGACAACAGAAGACTACTTGTCTATGACTTCGTTTCTAACGATACCCTTTACTTCCATCTACATG GGGAAAGCCAGCCTGTGCTAGAATGGGCAAACCGTGTTAAAATTGCAGCTGGTGCAGCCCGAGGACTAGCTTATCTGCATGAAGACT GCAACCCTCGGATCATTCACAGGGATATCAAGTCTTCAAACATTCTTTTAGATTTCAATTATGAAGCTAAG GTCTCAGATTTTGGGCTAGCCAAATTAGCTCTTGATGCAAACACACATATTACCACCCGTGTCATGGGAACTTTTGG GTATGTTGCCCCTGAATATGCTTCAAGTGGCAAATTGACTGAGAAGTCTGATGTATATTCTTTCGGAGTTGTGCTTTTGGAGCTAATTACTGGACGGAAGCCTGTAGATGTATCCCAACCTTTGGGAGATGAAAGCCTGGTTGAATGG GCTCGGCCTTTACTGAGTCAGGCAATCGATACTGAGGAATTCAATACTTTGGCAGATCCAAGGCTGGAAAAGAATTATATTGAGAGTGAATTGTATTGCATGATTGAGGTTGCTGCAGCTTGTGTGCGGCATTCAGCTTCAAAGAGACCTCGCATGGGACAG GTTGTTAGAGCTTTTGATAGCTTAGGAGGTTCTGATCTAACCAATGGAATGCAACTTGGGGAAAGTGAGGTGTTTGACTCTGCACAACAATCTGAAGAAATAAGATTATTTCGGAGGATGGCATTTGGTAGTCAAAATTACAGCACAGACTTCTTTAGCCGTGCTAGTATGAATCCATGA
- the LOC137806210 gene encoding proline-rich receptor-like protein kinase PERK9 isoform X1, translating to MSAASPSPAASTASPPSQTPSSSNTGPSPSNTTTPPPQQTPSSTSPPQQPASPPPSPPSSPPSSPPSSSPPPVSGTTPPSVPPPSPPPSPPPAPDAPPPVTPSSPSPPPPVTPSSPSPPPPVTPSSPPPPPPSAPIPSRSPPSPPPPSNPPNNTSPPPLPPPPQPSPSAPPPNNTPPPPPRGNSPPPPATTPPPASPPRNSPPAPAAPPPSNSTRSPPPVNSPPPAAHAPPPRSSAPPAPEPSNPPSSISPPPTPSSSPPPPSNSTPSSSPPSPPSLTPLAPPPPPSPPSPPPNATSDSTPGGDGIGTAGVVAISVVGGFLLLGFIGVLMWCMRRQKRKIPVNGGYVMPSTLASSPESDSSFFKTHSSAPLVQSGSGSDVVYTPSDPGGLGHSRSWFSYEELIKATNGFSSQNLLGEGGFGCVYKGQLPDGREIAVKELKIGGGQGEREFKAEVEIISRIHHRHLVSLVGYCIEDNRRLLVYDFVSNDTLYFHLHGESQPVLEWANRVKIAAGAARGLAYLHEDCNPRIIHRDIKSSNILLDFNYEAKVSDFGLAKLALDANTHITTRVMGTFGYVAPEYASSGKLTEKSDVYSFGVVLLELITGRKPVDVSQPLGDESLVEWARPLLSQAIDTEEFNTLADPRLEKNYIESELYCMIEVAAACVRHSASKRPRMGQVVRAFDSLGGSDLTNGMQLGESEVFDSAQQSEEIRLFRRMAFGSQNYSTDFFSRASMNP from the exons ATGTCGGCAGCGTCGCCGTCGCCGGCGGCATCCACGGCTTCGCCACCGTCACAGACGCCATCCTCCTCCAACACTGGTCCCTCACCCTCCAACACCACCACTCCTCCTCCGCAACAAACCCCTTCTTCCACTTCTCCGCCACAACAACCTGCTTCTCCGCCGCCTTCTCCGCCATCTTCTCCGCCGTCATCGCCGCCCAGTTCTTCACCTCCCCCCGTGTCTGGAACAACCCCTCCTTCAGTACCTCCACCATCACCACCGCCATCTCCGCCGCCAGCTCCGGATGCACCGCCACCGGTGACACCGAGCTCTCCATCTCCACCGCCACCGGTGACACCGAGCTCTCCATCTCCACCGCCACCGGTGACACCGAGCTCTCCACCTCCACCCCCACCATCAGCACCAATTCCATCAAGAAGCCCTCCTTCACCGCCACCACCATCAAACCCTCCTAATAACACATCTCCACCACCGTTACCACCACCCCCACAACCATCACCATCAGCGCCACCACCTAACAACACCCCACCACCACCGCCGCGGGGAAATTCACCACCTCCTCCGGCCACCACGCCGCCACCAGCCTCGCCACCACGAAATTCACCGCCTGCTCCGGCTGCACCGCCCCCCAGTAACTCAACTAGGTCGCCGCCGCCGGTAAATTCGCCTCCACCAGCAGCGCATGCGCCGCCACCCAGGTCATCGGCGCCGCCAGCACCTGAACCCTCCAACCCTCCTTCTAGCATTAGTCCTCCTCCCACACCAAGTTCCTCACCACCTCCACCTTCAAATTCTACGCCAAGCTCATcacctccatcaccaccttcaCTTACTCCATTGGCCCCGCCACCGCCACCATCGCCCCCATCCCCGCCTCCCAATGCGACATCAGACTCAACCCCTGGTGGAGATGGAATTGGCACTGCTGGTGTAGTGGCTATTAGTGTGGTGGGTGGATTTCTGCTTCTTGGCTTCATCGGTGTTCTTATGTGGTGCATGAGGAGGCAAAAGAGAAAGATTCCTGTGAATGGTGGTTATGTTATGCCATCCACTCTGGCCTCATCTCCTGAATCAG ATTCATCCTTTTTCAAGACACACTCCTCAGCTCCTCTTGTACAAAGTGGCTCTGGCAGTGATGTTGTGTACACACCATCTGATCCTGGTGGACTAGGCCACTCAAGATCATGGTTTTCATACGAAGAACTAATCAAGGCCACAAATGGTTTCTCAAGTCAAAATCTTTTGGGTGAGGGGGGATTTGGTTGTGTGTATAAAGGACAGCTTCCTGATGGAAGAGAGATAGCAGTGAAAGAACTGAAGATTGGTGGAGGTCAGGGAGAGAGAGAATTCAAAGCTGAAGTGGAAATTATCAGTCGTATACATCATCGCCATTTGGTTTCTTTAGTGGGATACTGCATTGAAGACAACAGAAGACTACTTGTCTATGACTTCGTTTCTAACGATACCCTTTACTTCCATCTACATG GGGAAAGCCAGCCTGTGCTAGAATGGGCAAACCGTGTTAAAATTGCAGCTGGTGCAGCCCGAGGACTAGCTTATCTGCATGAAGACT GCAACCCTCGGATCATTCACAGGGATATCAAGTCTTCAAACATTCTTTTAGATTTCAATTATGAAGCTAAG GTCTCAGATTTTGGGCTAGCCAAATTAGCTCTTGATGCAAACACACATATTACCACCCGTGTCATGGGAACTTTTGG GTATGTTGCCCCTGAATATGCTTCAAGTGGCAAATTGACTGAGAAGTCTGATGTATATTCTTTCGGAGTTGTGCTTTTGGAGCTAATTACTGGACGGAAGCCTGTAGATGTATCCCAACCTTTGGGAGATGAAAGCCTGGTTGAATGG GCTCGGCCTTTACTGAGTCAGGCAATCGATACTGAGGAATTCAATACTTTGGCAGATCCAAGGCTGGAAAAGAATTATATTGAGAGTGAATTGTATTGCATGATTGAGGTTGCTGCAGCTTGTGTGCGGCATTCAGCTTCAAAGAGACCTCGCATGGGACAG GTTGTTAGAGCTTTTGATAGCTTAGGAGGTTCTGATCTAACCAATGGAATGCAACTTGGGGAAAGTGAGGTGTTTGACTCTGCACAACAATCTGAAGAAATAAGATTATTTCGGAGGATGGCATTTGGTAGTCAAAATTACAGCACAGACTTCTTTAGCCGTGCTAGTATGAATCCATGA
- the LOC137806211 gene encoding CRS2-associated factor 2, mitochondrial: protein MRNGIVSFSICRLPLHERRFLSHFISDDLYDPPFSPSPKPLKANKKNKDSENGATKKNGAPKKNGPPKLPFQSNLPFDFSYSYSETHPSVGPISFRESPKFSPFGPGRLDRTWTGVIAPVRSEPDWKRVEEERNRVLGAPLTEDEVAELVERYRHSDCARQINLGKGGVTHNMLDDIHNHWKKAEAVRIKCLGVPTLDMDNVCFHLEDKSCGKVIYRNINILLLYRGRNYDPKNRPVIPLMLWKPYAPIYPRLVKNVTEGLTYEETREIRNNGLNSDPLIKLTRNGVYVNVVERVREAFKTQEVVRLDCTHVGTSDCKKIGVKLRDLVPCVPILFKDEQIILWRGNLSEEQPSESQCQQVIQS from the exons ATGCGGAACGGCATCGTTTCGTTCTCCATCTGTCGTTTGCCACTGCATGAGCGTCGATTCCTCAGCCATTTCATTTCCGATGACCTATACGACCCGCCGTTTTCCCCTTCTCCGAAACCCCTCAaagcaaacaagaaaaacaaggatTCCGAAAACGGAGCTACCAAAAAAAACGGAGCTCCGAAGAAAAACGGACCCCCAAAATTGCCTTTTCAATCGAACCTCCCATTCGACTTCAGTTACTCTTACTCGGAAACCCACCCTTCCGTTGGGCCCATAAGCTTTCGCGAATCGCCCAAATTTTCCCCGTTTGGGCCTGGTCGGCTCGACCGGACATGGACCGGCGTTATTGCTCCGGTTCGGAGTGAACCGGACTGGAAGAGGGTAGAGGAGGAGCGAAACCGGGTTCTCGGAGCGCCGCTCACTGAAGATGAGGTGGCAGAGCTCGTCGAACGCTACCGTCACAGTGACTGTGCCAGGCAAATCAATTTAG GAAAGGGTGGAGTCACTCACAACATGTTGGATGACATCCATAACCACTGGAAGAAGGCTGAAGCTGTGAGGATTAAGTGCTTGGGTGTGCCAACTCTTGACATGGACAATGTTTGCTTCCACCTTGAG GACAAGTCTTGTGGGAAAGTTATCTACCGCAACATTAATATACTGCTTCTGTACAGAGGGCGGAATTATGATCCCAAGAACCGTCCAGTTATTCCTCTCATGCTGTGGAAGCCTTATGCACCAATATATCCTAGACTTGTGAAGAATGTGACAGAGGGTTTGACATATGAGGAAACAAGAGAAATTAGAAACAACGGATTGAACTCAGATCCTCTCATTAAACTCA CTAGAAATGGTGTGTATGTGAATGTGGTGGAGAGGGTGAGGGAGGCTTTTAAGACTCAGGAGGTGGTGAGACTGGACTGTACTCATGTGGGAACCAGTGACTGCAAAAAGATTGGAGTGAAGCTAAGG GATTTAGTGCCATGTGTCCCTATCTTGTTTAAGGATGAGCAGATAATCCTCTGGAGAGGAAATTTGAGTGAAGAGCAACCTTCAGAGTCACAATGTCAGCAAGTAATACAAAGTTGA